AGACCACATGCTTTACTTGTTTTGCTTTCAGCGCTTCAACCAGTGTAGGAGTGTTCCTATCATGATTGTCCCCATGTCCTAGCTGACCATTTCCTCCCTTTCCCCACGTGTAAAGCTGAGAGTTTGAACTCAAGGCCACAACATGGAAAGAGCCACAAGCTATTTCTTCGATGAAACAATTTGTAATTTTTCCTTGAACACGAGAAGGGAACTTCCCAGTACTTCCAGGAATTCCTAGTTGCCCATAATCAGCTTTCCCCATTGTATATACTTGTCCTGATGTTGTCAGAGCAACTGTAATACTATGGCCACAGGCTACTCTACAGAAGTTAATGTCATCCAACTGTAAAATGTTGCATGGAGCGAGCCTAGAAGCATTATCTCCATGTCCAAGTTGTCCATCATCGCCATTTCCCCAGGTGAAAAGCTTCCGAGGTGGGGAGTTAGAAGAGCTAGAATCATCAAAAGAGAACTCTACCACAGCTGCAGTGTGCCAATGCCCACAGGACACTGTTACTGTTCTTCGTCCTTGTAGAGTTTCAACTTCCCTAGGAATGCTAGTGCTACTACGATCCCCATGACCTAGAGCACCAAACGTTCCATCACCAAAGGTAAAAAGTTGGCCAACTGATGTTATAGCAGCCGAATGCCAAGGACCACAAGAGACATATGAGACATGCTTACCAACCAAAGGACCCTTTACTTTTTTGGGGGTCCAGTGGCTGATTCCACTATCATGCCCAAGGAGGCCAAAGTTAAAGGTACCTTCACCCCATGTATAGAGATCTCCACTGATTGTTGTGGCACAAGTATGATAATCTCCGCATGCTGCTGATGTAACATTCAACCCACAGAGAGTGTCTATAAGTTTTGGGCTAGAAACATCAGATTCTACTCCATGCCCTAGTCTGCCACCTGACCCCTCTCCCCAACTAAGGATTTCTCCTTGCTTTGTGATTAGTACAGCATGTGTGCTTCCACAAGCAATATATTGAGCATCAAGTAGTACAGCTGATTCCAAGGTCTTAGGCAAACGTGCATCCTTTCTTGCAGTTTCAACGTTTCCACATCCGCATATCCCACCACTAAGCAGGCCATCACCAATTCCTTCTCCCCATATTAAAATGTCACAAAGGGTATCAATAGTTGCGGAAGAAGATCCCTGGCTAGATGAACTAATGGCACTAGAGAAACTAAATCGGATAGTATCCGCAGAGCTCTGCCCATTTTCATCATCTAAGTTCCcgtatgatcttgagttgagggaacAAGCGGCAAAACCTCTTTGGGAAGAACATTGTGCGGCTGCATTATACAGTAAAAAGTCAGAGAATGCTCTTTCTAATCTCTTTTTTGGGGGACTCTGAGATGGAACTGAAACCAATTGATTTTTCTTTGGGTCCTGTCATGATAACAGGAAAAGAGTCAAGACCACAAATCAATCAACTTAACAAGAAAAGCACAGTAAGTACCTCATAGGGTGTACTGCTGCTTCCACTACTACTTGACAAAGCGGAGTGAGAACTTCGTTGTGTCACAGCAGTTGAACCTTCAGAAGATGTGGCATCATGTCCTATATTGCTTGTCCACTTTTGACAGTTAACCCGAGATATCAAAGCCCTGAGAGCAACAAACCAGACTTCTGCCTCTTCCTTATCTTTGCAGATCTGCCGAAGAATTCAGTTTTTGTTGCTATCATCTAAAATTATAAAATTCTTCTGGATATCTTCATTTTTGTACTAATAATAATGGAGTAGATTAAAATCATGGTATTCCGGGTCCGCCGATTTTCTTAACTCTGAGAGTACTAGTCCATATACTTGGGAAATACATAACACATGCTTTAGTGATGATCTTTGTGGAAACCTATGTTGCTCGGACCGTTCAAAATCTCTGTTACACCCGTGTTGATTCGACATAGGTATATGTGTGGGTGTGAGATCCACACCGGATTGAGTGCTTTGACTACATTTATGGCCAAGAAGTGTAGATTGATTGGTatttggttatatatatatatatatatataaagtatgttAACGATTTGCTATTACACGAGATAACTTTCGAATAAAATATTAGGTGTTTATAAAGAATTAAAGTCTATTAGTTTTGGTTCAATAACTTTAATTAATCGAAatatatatttgtatatgccgTATATACATGTATTGACCTTATCCTAGCATCCGCATCCATAGTCGGATTTATACCCccgaatattaaaaataaattgatGAAGAATCCGACCTCTAGATCCCCACCCGTATTGGGTACCCGCACCctagtccgagcaacataggtgGAAACCATATCTAACCATTAATGAGCATTAACTTTTTTCCGGGACAGAGGTTCATATTGTCCTGGTTCATTAACCCATTTTGTCTATGGAATGTAAAGAGTGTCAATTCTCACTCCATATGAAGGATACAAGCATCTGCATCTCTATAATATCAGCGAAGTACGATATGCAAGTACAACGATATGCACTTTCTTAAATATTGTATATCAACCAATAAAATGAGCAGTTACTAAAATTTACAACATATTATTCCAAGCAAGCATAGGACTCAAAGTTCATATATCATGAAAATACAGATGAACTGCAGACTGAGCCACAGGTGTTCATTGTCTATGTCTGAGACAAAGTTATAGCAAATATAGCCACTTCATTGAAGAATGAAGACTGGCTAGTTGTGGACCAACATAAGAAATGTCTCCTATCTGCAATTATGCATAATAATACAATTTccaattttcttccatttcctcATACTACTTGCATAGGTTATTTCACAGATTTACTAAAACAAAAAAGGCAACTGAGGTATGAAGTAAAAATGCATAGAGACAATTTTTTTTTACCTCAAAAGagaacattttaaaaaaaaaatacttctttaCATGTGAAAAGCATCCAAAACTGTCTGTTAAGCAATCAATTAACTATGGCTCAATCGTCATGCCCATTTCATCCCAGTACTAACTAATCTTTCTTAAGCCAAAAACTTAGGGGTTCTCTAGATCTcaacttactagtacatgggtaATTACTAATTAGTTTATATCTCAACTGGTTGGTGACAATTTGCTCCTCAAAAAGCAATTTGTGAGTGAAGGAATTCAATTTTATGCAAGTGCTTAAACTTGGAAGGGAGtgtgacatgctctttggactgtaAGTATTACTTACCAAATCCAAGGAACTTTTGCCATATAGAAGTGAAAATGACTGATATTCCTTCTCAGGTCTAGGAAACCGCAGAAAAATCGCCTACAATTCATTTGAGATAGAAAATGCAATCAATTGCACAATACTGGTTAGCATGGAATTTGGTGTGCATGATCTTGATAGCATAAGTCTTACAGTTCGTTGACCGGGAATAATCCTTGAAACCTGACTCAATTGAAGCTGTTTCTCCTCCTTGTCAACATACCATATCAGTCTTGTTTCATCCTGAAATTTAGCCATGAGAAGCAGTTGATGGATGATACTTCAGAGGATACCCCTTCTTTGAAGCAGAAAAATAGGACCCTTGTGTGTTAGCGTGTGTATGAGTGTGTAGAAGCATAGAGCTGATCTTGGATGCTATACACATCCTTCTTATCAAGTTCCAACTCATTAACTTCGACTCACTCATCTCTAGGCACAAGAAAGAATATCACAGTAGAGGTCAAGTAATTACACCGAGCAACCATGTAACTTGAACAATAGAAACATCAAAATGAAAGTGTAGAGCTTTACCTAACCTACGCTTTAAGGCTGAAGATCCAACCACATCTATTTAAACATCAGTTTAAGATAAGCTGATGATATTATCTAGTTGTACAGTTGCTAGGCTTCTCCACAAGTCAGAAACCACTTTATGTCAACCATATTTACCTCCACCCCCACCCCCCAGCATGAACATAGCATTTCCTTTTTTGTTGGTATGTCATTTTCACATTCACATAAGGAAATCCCAGTTTGTAATACTTTCATGGCCAGACAAAGAGATGAAAAAGGAATCCTAAGGAAGTTTTTTAATTACCCTCTTACTGCTCTACCTTTTTCTTACCATAACTCTCCTACCCCTTTTCAAATTCTCACCCTTCTCTTTCAACCCCTCTTCAACTCTCCCCACCACACTTCTCTTCTGCATGTATCTTAATCCTTCTCTCAGCTCCTTACAGGTTCTCCTTTCTCCCTACTCCTAGCTTACCTGCCCTTCCAATCCCGGTGCTATTTTGTTCCACTTGTTCCTTCTAAGCAcgtttcaaaatattttttagcTTCTCAAACTTGCTTCGTGTTTTTTCTTCCCTTTCCAAGTAATATAAATGTATATAAAAGATGTTTCTAATTTTGTTCCTTACTAAGATAAAAAACACAATTCTTCAGATAGCCAACTGATCCCTCAAGTCTTAGTTTTTGATCATTAAGTTATCAGCTATTCTCACCCGATATTTTCTTTTTGTGAATTCTTGAATGCAATAGACCTTTCCAGCAAGTTAAATTCAGGTAATTCAGAAATTGATGTTTTGTCGAAGCAATCTGAACATTATGACAGCGCAGTTTTGAGTGCTGCCGAAACTTTGACGAATAAGCTATTTCTAAACTATATTTGCCTGATACATGGCATTTAGAGTTGTTAAATGAAGATTCGAAAGATAAATGGATGTTCACAGAGAGTATGCTCATGAGGAGAAGCAAACtagagaaaaagaacaaaaaatttgtgAAATAATGCACAAAATAATGCAAAACCCATACAGTAGAAAGACGAAAAGGGCAGAACTTTGGCTTTCCTCTGCGTCCATACTTCAGTAGATATGTTCCTCTCTTTAAGGCTGTAATGGCCTGCAAGTTGCAGAAACAAGGATTTGTAGGTTGAAGATAACAAACAAGCTCATTATAGAAATTTTACCTTATCAGCAACAGATACACCCCCTCATTCCTCAAATCAATAATATTGATTTGTATGGCTTTTAAGAGAATTATAAAATTTACAACTCTTTAACAAGGGAAACTTAAAGGTCCAAATCTTAGTTTATAGAGTTCTGAAAAAGAACAGGGAAAGAAGTATATTCAAGAGAGAGAAAATGGGTGGAGTACAAATTTATAAGCTCCTTTTATCTGATATTCCACACGGAGAAAATATGCCACTCAAATTGGTATTTTCATCAGGGGCACCAGATTGTGGCAATTCAGTAAGAGAATAATAAGAGTATGCAGAACTACTTTCTACATTTTTTTTGGATGAGGTAAAAGAATGTCTGAGCTCGGGCTTGAACTGGGACCTCTGGTGCGTGAGACTAGCGTGATAACCAACTACACCAGAAGCTACTTTCTACATTTAACCTTTTGAAGTTTAAATTTCAAAGAACTTTTGTGATCCACATATTTAGGCTACTCTTTCTACATCTGTAATAGTTTCTTTCCCAGATAACAAAAGCCTAACAATTGCATTTGCTCAAGTTAACTGTGGCCAAATTTTGGATGATAACATAAGCACATATGCTGAATAATATCTAGGTATtaaaattttggaatttttccaTTAAAAGATGGCAATAGAAAGAACTAAAAATGTTCATGCTATGACTGCTAAGACTGTAAGGACACTTATAATGGACAAACGATCTCAACTACGCTGTAGACCTTTTTTTCCTTTAATATGAATTAATAGACTTCAATATGGGTATGTTTTGCATTCCCTATCACATGTCCTTGCCGTGCACAACTGTACTACCATGTCAATCGTCCATTGATCTTCCCATGTCAACTCATGATAGACTtttgtatatggaactgaagttcAACCAACAGGTTCTAATTTGTGACTGCAATGCTAGTATTCTCTCCTTCTTAAAGGAGAATAACATTTTTAGATTTTTACAAAATATAAATCACTTTACATGTTCTCCCGAAagggtttttaaaaaaaaatcaaacaccAATTAACAACAGGCAGTACATTAAATAGGCATTTGTGGTGCAGCACCCAGAAAAAGAAGTAACTAAGCATCCTTTATGTTATTTTAAGTTTGACTTCCAGTTTAAGAATTTATAGTTAACAGTCATAATGGATGTATTGGTTTAATGCAGGTATTTAAAGCCATTGGTTAATATATCAATTTGCAAGGGAAAAAAAGACCACTGACAACTAACACATGTAAGATACTCAACCTTCTCACTTTGTGCATCCTTCTTCTTGATAAACAAACATTATGTAAAGGTCTGAAAAACAAAAACATAGGTGTTGACGTAATTATTGTCATGGTTCTATTCATTGGCTGATTATGTGAACCAGTAGGATTCGCTCACTTCGATTACCTGAATTTgtatttcttttttcctttattgACTAAATGATACAAACATTTCTAGTTTGATTTCGGAATAAGAAGCTAGCTTTCTTACATTGGTGGTGAGAGTTTGCCCTTCGTCAATATCCGCTCTGTTCATAAGCAGAAAAGAATAGATAAGTTTAGCAATATACATCACCTGTTCCACATTCCTCTCTCCAAGACTGTTCCTCCGTAAGTTGTTCATTAAGCTGTTATATGAACTTTTGCTCTTTGATCATGATAATACCAAACATCTGGTAGACGACAAAAGAGTCCCCATGGTTCCTCCATAGGAAGACTTCACAAAATTTTCCTTCAAGAGAGGATATCAATATCATACAGAGTATTTCGAAAGAGCCAATAAACACGAGTAAAAGCGTAAAATAAGGAAAATGATTAATTGAAGAACCTCGACACGAACTATTAAGTAATGGCACTTTTCCTACAAAATAGAGACAGAAATATTTGCAGTTGATGACACGCAGGCTTCTCTTATCGTTGTACTGAATTACCAAAAAATGACTTAAGATTACTTTCCACTAGCTGTATCATCTTTTCAAACAAATCAAGTATAATTAAACGAAACAGCAAAGCATGTAAAAATTACACTTAAAATCTAAGCAAAACTTCTTTGGATATCCAGAACTACTGGTCTGACAACATCCACATTCTATCCAATACTCAAATAACCACAACTCCCTAACAATAGTCACGAATACATATCAATATCACGTAAGAAtatgaaaacaaaataaaaaacatGTTCCTATATTTTCCTATCTTCTAGTTCAAAATTTAACAGACAGACAGAATCAGAACCAACAAGGAGCTAGGGTTTAGGTAAATGCAAACCAATTTATACACGTGTGACCTATGCATGCGACAGAGAACACCGCTAAGCAGTACATGCAATTCAAGGAAAATGAAAACGAAACTCATATTTTGTGCTTAAAGAAGATCAATACAGGTAAAAGTGCACTCACTGTTGCCAAATTCTGGAAGAAGTCGATGTCAATTTAGGCTCCACATTCAATGAACAGATGAAATACTGACGGATTTTTGAAGCTTAAATTCTCGATTTGATTACAAAAGCGAAGCGTTCGTTGATTTTTTTCTATAGGGAATTTGATAAAGTCATCGGATCGAAACGTCTGGAAGGGAAATGAGAATCCCGCAGAGGTTTGTGCGGAAATTAGCGTGTGATTTTCTGTTTTGCCTCTGAGCAGTACGTATGTATTATATGTGTGCGTAATATATACGTATAGGCTATAGctcttcttattcttttttttattcttggATTAATTTATAGTTATTCAATTGTGAATTCGACTTTGTTGATGCCACGTAGTCAACGAAATATGAATCTGTTGCAACTTTTCCGCGGCAAGGAAGTGGGGTACTACTGTTGGTTGCGGGGGCCTTTTCTGTTTCTCCCAGACTTGTCTCCAATCAACTAACTTCCCGCCAGTTTTTTCCCAGCTGGGTTTTGTTATAATACCCCCCCctccccttcttcttctttttttttttttttttttttttgtattatagGAGTGGTAGCTGTAAGCTACTGAGTTCAGCTGCAGGCCTACGAAGTTCAATTTATTTTCCTGCCAATTTGTAATTTGTAAATTTATTCTCCATTACAtatatgataaaataaaatatactAGAGCTTTTAGTAGAATCGTTTTCTTTtccagcttgtttggatggttgttacatattgttttataatgtatcgtattttattgtattgtaatttatcgtttgatgaatacaatattTGAGTAAATTATATCGTTTGCCgttgtttcatgatatcacgcaccagcaatataaagaataaacttgtaatattttaaagaaaaaatatgatacggggtaaaattattatataaaaagaaaaggctaatgataaaataaatttatttaataataatgaaggtgGGATAAGAGAAAAATGCAAGGCAACGATGCGACTACATCAAATTaatcgttacataaagtgacacatttCGTCATTATGTAACGACGAATTTAACAATATGATACAataaatttaagtaacaatcaaaacaaacatcatatttaaagtaacaatacgatatatTACAAAAGGTAACAGCCAGACAAGCTGTTAATCAAATTATCATAATATGTCATTCGTAGTTCGATTATCAtagtttagcatttattgatcaTTTATGTAgctggataattatttgtgtaaGCGATAGATCGTTCTCCTCTCTTTAGAATATGAAGGCCAGGGTTTCGGCTCCTCTTGTTTGTGTAAGAATTCATAGTTTATAGCATATTCCAAGATTAGGATTAGGtgattttggaaagaaaatttgTTGAATAATAATTACTTTTTCGTCTCGTTTTATATTATTCGACTAGTATATTGTAGTAATGATAGTGGAAGAAAATATCAAAAGTAATGATTGAAAAGTTAGTTTGATACAAGCAAGTTTACATTAATATTTAAATCTTGAATGTTTTAATGAATTTGAATAATTAAAAATGTAGAAgtaaaatataataatatcaAGTATTTTGTGAAACAATTACACAAAAAACCGACCAGATTAACCATTTACTTTTTCTAGCCtgtatacatagattatatattgattatatacAGTTATACATACATTATAtattaattatacatatattatacatcaaTCGGCTATTTTTACTTTAAAAGATTAGGTGGAcgactatttgggttaattcttcaaaATTAAACAGATGAAGTAAATGTGATTcttaatttgaaaaaatattattaaacaaagaaaaaagaatcaCTAACATAAATTGTACCTCAATCTCAAATTTGTTGTGATATACTATATAAATTCCAACAATCAGTTTATAGCTTTATATAAGTTCAggttattccaattattaaaccaAACAATTTTTGAATGAAGCACTATTTCCTAGAAATCAAGAGAAATAAACAAATATTTCAGACAAATTACTGTTATGCAAAAATCTAACACAAGCAGGGCATTTGGTCTAGTGGTATGATTCTCGCTTAGGGTGCGAGAGGTCCCGAGTTCAATTCTCGGAATGccccttgttttctttcagttgctttttCCCTCTGTTTTGTCAGGCCATCAAAAGCTTTTACACTTTTAGGGAAATCCCAAGTTGAGCAAGTTCCTCTGATATAGTACTGCCTATATTTTTCCATAAGAAGTTCAAAAGTTCAAATTTGTGATTATACTGACAGTaatttttatttcaaaagttTCCCCGACAAAAGCTCTACACGAAAGCACATCTTGAGAATCTACAGAAAAAAGCATAGAATTGGTGAAGCTAACACTTGCTtgacttgttgcaaaacaagcaTCAGACTACTACTCCAGTAGCTTGGCTTGGTAACACCTATATAGACTTATGCTCCACCGCGAACCACTGCCCTTAAAACATGAGCGTTTCCCTCCTAAATGGTTATCCTTGTAGTTAGATTAAGCACCCAATTAGCCCTTCTCTGGTTGAAGAACTACATCCCTTTCTATGTACCCTACCTAAAGAATCATCACATAACAACGAAAAGTTATAAAGAACATTAAAAAAGGTTAGAAGTGCTAGCACACCCGTGTAAGTGGAAGTACAATGCAGCACTCCTGTTGGCATTTTAAAATTCGCGCTCAAGTCAGGCAAACGATCACTGTGAGACATTCTCAGAcctatcaagtgatcaaaacaagAGAAACCAAAGTTTTGATAGAGATCAAAATTCCTTATCCTGCTGAAGAGAAATAGACTAACGGCTCTCATAATCCTTAACAAAATGCTTGGAATTAACAGTGACTGATAAAAAGTATCTTGGAAAACACCTTGGTGAAAAAGCCATAAACAGTATAAGTTTATAACTTAAAAGTTAAAATACAGGATTGCAAAAACTCTCTGAGAGAAAAGCTAATAGTCCAAACGTACAAAGACCAAACCATCAGTTTCGGGGGACCTCTTTACAATGGCAGATAGATCTCGTCCTTTCCTAAAGTACTGGAGCATCAAAAACCAAACTAAAAGAAACTGTAGTATACAAGGTTCAGTATCTGTAGTCGTCATCATAAAACACGTAATTGCTGGTTTGGGGCCTTCGTTCTCCTTCAGCCTGCAGGTAATGAAATGAGCCAATCCTTAATCACGTGAATTATGCGATCTCAGCCTACCTCAAGTCACTTGGTTTCTACATGTTTCTATGGCATTCCCTCAAAACTATAAACTAACACGGCGAACTGATTACCGTACCTTGTGGATCATCTCCTCAAATGCTTGGGTTCCGTGTTCTTGTATATATTTCTCTGCAGCAGTTAGGATGTCATCAGGCTTACTAAAGACATCCTTCTTTCGTGGCACATACCAGATGTTAACTGCTTTTCGTTGGACGATATAAGGCCTAATATAATGCTCATACACATATGCTGCACCATTGAAGTAAGGTATGACCAACCAGCAGGTTGTGATCAGTTTTGCATATGACCAGAAAGGAAGCCTGACATAAAAAGTGAATAGAACATATTAGTGCAAAAAAATTCAGATCTGACATTCGGAAAAGATTAGTAGAGATTACTGATATAGAAGAGATTCATGTACTATGTCAGAAACTTTTATTTCTGTCCATCCAGTTGGAAACAACCAAAACTACAACTTAAGTATTTCCAAATACTGGAAACACCTTGCTTTCTCTTTTCCTTCCAACATGACAAATATGACTGAGAAACATGAACcaaagaaaagttttttttttttttgggggggggggggggatttgttTCCTAACCTTATACCTCAATgtggaaaaatttattttgtgcCTCACACAACTAGCGTCTAGTTGTGTGAGGcctcttttttgtctcacaattGTGTGGTCCCAGAATTTTGTGGACCCAAATATGTAAGATATGGGTCCACAAATGTGTGAGATAAAAAGAGGCCTCACACAACTAATGTCAGTTGTGTGAGGCACACCATAAAATCACTCCTCAATGTGACAGTACCTTGTGCTCAAACATTTTCAACCAAGCTAAGGTCAACTACATCACCACAgctcattttttgcatttatcATGGAAATCCAGTTTCTTGCAACCATGTTCACAATGAATTGTCAAACAGAGCTATTAAGGTCACTGCTCTTGTTTTAAATATACTGGTGAAGATTCCACTATATGAGTGCTAACTCACTCGGAAATAATTCATAACTATTGTCAAGACTGACAGTTGCTCCAAGAGTACATGATCAGATTGTAGATGACTTCACAGGAAATTTactcaaaaatcagaatcatttTTCACCCAGACTGACAAAGTTCGAGCATCAATTACTTCGTGATTCTCATTATTTCTACGACTATGGTTTACTAAAGGACTGTTTGGCTTAATAATTCTTATTCCATCTGATAGCAAACTGCAATCAGCAGATGATCTTTCTGTTTCTTAGGTAGCACGTCATCACTCATCACTTGTTCAACGATCTACAACACCAAAGTTAAGCCTCTATCTACCAAGTTAgtaaaacttaaaaccattatcATGCTATCAAAAATTTAGTAATTCAATGTCTCTTTATTCTTCTATAATAACTATTTAGAAACTAGGACGGAAGAATAAGATTTGGCAACGAACGCAATGCTCAAATGCTTATGCAGAAAGTAAAAAAGGGTTATTCACAAACATGGTCTGTTATAAGTATTACTTTTCTTCCTCTCCATCCTGACGTAAGGAAAGGATATTTATTAATTGAAGGACCATCTTCCATTTACAGTGATAAAGAGACAATTATATCCACTTGTCATAGAATTCGACAAATATTAGCTCAAAAGCATATAAAAATCTCGAGTGAGGACTATTACCATTCAATAAGCTTGGCAAAGGTCAGCTCAAAAAGTGTAATCATAGAGTACAAAATCCAATATGTAAGCCATTGCTGATCATCCACAGGAGATTTGCTCTCTATAGCCCTTATTGAGGCATACCTGCCATATAACGCAGAGCTTAGTACCAGAACATCACATGTGATGCACTAAggaaacaaataataataaaagcactACGCGAAAACACACTTACAGAGGATAAACCAGACTAACCACAGGCCTGCaatacaagaaaagaaattagctTAACAAGAATAATAAATTGCTCCTAAATTGATCTCTATTAATCTATGAATAAACTAGAAAGAatcatttttaatacaattaaTAAGAAAAAGGTGAGTGCGAGAACTAGATTGAAGAAAGAGAGATACCCGGCAAGAATGTCAAAGTTATTGAGTATAACCTTGAGGAAACTTCCTACACCACCAGATCCTCCCATACTGTAAACTCCAAAATTAATTATATTATGACTTCTAAAGAGAGGTATAGCTCTGAGATTTGCAGTTATGGCTGCAGTGTACAGAAGAAGATGGGTCTAGATTTGGGTCAGTGGCTGATGAGGATAGTAAGAGTTGTTGCTTTGTTGTTCAGAGAAGAGTAAAGTTAGAGAGAGTTCTCGTGTCGTTTCTGTGAAaacatataaaaataaaaataaaaaacaattcGCCTAATATGTTTCTTTTCTATTTTcgaagggtgtgtttggtataacggaaaatgttttcttgaaaaataagtagtaattttatttatttattcgtgtttggtacgcaaattaagtaAAATGACTTCTCAAAagtatttataaataatttagatataataaacatgaagccataaactttcaaaccaacaaccttccgaactcacatttttcataaactttcgaaccgctaaactttcaaaacTATGAAATTTctaacccgtaaactttataatttctaaacatGTAAACTTCTAAACATATAAACATCAGAAATCATAACTTTGGaatttgtaaaattttgaacctttaagctgataaataaaaaaactaaaatatattttattttaaaaattcggGGGATGAAAAAACAGAATTTGAAATTACGaataaaaagtaatttttttttgtgcGTGAGGAGGGTTGGGGTGGGTAAGgtagaaaaacgaaaaaacagaaatttgaaattgcaacaagaaaaggtaaaaaaataattttttttgcggGAAAAAGGTGGGGTGaggtagtagggtgggtggtaacggaaaaactgaaatttgaaaaaaaaaacttttttggaGAGGAGGGTGGGGTGAGTTGGTGAGAGTAtagggaaggttgagaaggagttttggaaaatattttcccttcttttgataaggaaaatatttttctccaattggaggaaaatgagttcataaagaaaatatttttcaaaacatttaagccaaccaaatatgaaaaaattaaaaaatattttccgaaaaatattttatttcataccaaacacaccctaagtaCTTCTTCTGCTTCGGTGCCAACTAATTTACATATTGTTTTTggaaagatattttttttttcaaaaaagaatTAAG
This sequence is a window from Nicotiana sylvestris chromosome 3, ASM39365v2, whole genome shotgun sequence. Protein-coding genes within it:
- the LOC104221230 gene encoding PH, RCC1 and FYVE domains-containing protein 1-like isoform X2, which produces MNNLRRNSLGERNVEQAITALKRGTYLLKYGRRGKPKFCPFRLSTDETRLIWYVDKEEKQLQLSQVSRIIPGQRTAIFLRFPRPEKEYQSFSLLYGKSSLDLICKDKEEAEVWFVALRALISRVNCQKWTSNIGHDATSSEGSTAVTQRSSHSALSSSSGSSSTPYEDPKKNQLVSVPSQSPPKKRLERAFSDFLLYNAAAQCSSQRGFAACSLNSRSYGNLDDENGQSSADTIRFSFSSAISSSSQGSSSATIDTLCDILIWGEGIGDGLLSGGICGCGNVETARKDARLPKTLESAVLLDAQYIACGSTHAVLITKQGEILSWGEGSGGRLGHGVESDVSSPKLIDTLCGLNVTSAACGDYHTCATTISGDLYTWGEGTFNFGLLGHDSGISHWTPKKVKGPLVGKHVSYVSCGPWHSAAITSVGQLFTFGDGTFGALGHGDRSSTSIPREVETLQGRRTVTVSCGHWHTAAVVEFSFDDSSSSNSPPRKLFTWGNGDDGQLGHGDNASRLAPCNILQLDDINFCRVACGHSITVALTTSGQVYTMGKADYGQLGIPGSTGKFPSRVQGKITNCFIEEIACGSFHVVALSSNSQLYTWGKGGNGQLGHGDNHDRNTPTLVEALKAKQVKHVVCGNNFTAAICLHREVSVADNSICAGCQSPFNLRRKRHNCYNCGLVFCKVCTSKRSVKASLAPKMNKPYRVCEDCFTKLNKGLDTGLTCLPPKATIGSLQKNTGEKVKEALPSKQKGLLSRLSSFNSFKQSDNQHPKKNQKQDLNSGQFSPISNRNTQCEVSQTSSPLMSFSDCPEKLSVSFVGSTSHSQAGSPASLESSSSYSVSLRSAIAAQAYHEVDLDDSEQTSESLKKEISILKEQVEILTQRSLFLEAELEKKSRQLQEKTEQARTEMEKNNAAKEVIKTLMMQMMEICKWKLRHTCMILY
- the LOC104221230 gene encoding PH, RCC1 and FYVE domains-containing protein 1-like isoform X1; amino-acid sequence: MNNLRRNSLGERNVEQAITALKRGTYLLKYGRRGKPKFCPFRLSTDETRLIWYVDKEEKQLQLSQVSRIIPGQRTAIFLRFPRPEKEYQSFSLLYGKSSLDLICKDKEEAEVWFVALRALISRVNCQKWTSNIGHDATSSEGSTAVTQRSSHSALSSSSGSSSTPYEDPKKNQLVSVPSQSPPKKRLERAFSDFLLYNAAAQCSSQRGFAACSLNSRSYGNLDDENGQSSADTIRFSFSSAISSSSQGSSSATIDTLCDILIWGEGIGDGLLSGGICGCGNVETARKDARLPKTLESAVLLDAQYIACGSTHAVLITKQGEILSWGEGSGGRLGHGVESDVSSPKLIDTLCGLNVTSAACGDYHTCATTISGDLYTWGEGTFNFGLLGHDSGISHWTPKKVKGPLVGKHVSYVSCGPWHSAAITSVGQLFTFGDGTFGALGHGDRSSTSIPREVETLQGRRTVTVSCGHWHTAAVVEFSFDDSSSSNSPPRKLFTWGNGDDGQLGHGDNASRLAPCNILQLDDINFCRVACGHSITVALTTSGQVYTMGKADYGQLGIPGSTGKFPSRVQGKITNCFIEEIACGSFHVVALSSNSQLYTWGKGGNGQLGHGDNHDRNTPTLVEALKAKQVKHVVCGNNFTAAICLHREVSVADNSICAGCQSPFNLRRKRHNCYNCGLVFCKVCTSKRSVKASLAPKMNKPYRVCEDCFTKLNKGLDTGLTCLPPKATIGSLQKNTGEKVKEALPSKQKGLLSRLSSFNSFKQSDNQHPKKNQKQDLNSGQFSPISNRNTQCEVSQTSSPLMSFSDCPEKLSVSFVGSTSHSQAGSPASLESSSSYSVSLRSAIAAQAYHEVDLDDSEQTSESLKKEISILKEQVEILTQRSLFLEAELEKKSRQLQEKTEQARTEMEKNNAAKEVIKTLMMQVKGTTAKAPNDASAEHLISLMTPTVP
- the LOC104221231 gene encoding HVA22-like protein a, translating into MGGSGGVGSFLKVILNNFDILAGPVVSLVYPLYASIRAIESKSPVDDQQWLTYWILYSMITLFELTFAKLIEWLPFWSYAKLITTCWLVIPYFNGAAYVYEHYIRPYIVQRKAVNIWYVPRKKDVFSKPDDILTAAEKYIQEHGTQAFEEMIHKAEGERRPQTSNYVFYDDDYRY